The Drosophila bipectinata strain 14024-0381.07 chromosome 2L, DbipHiC1v2, whole genome shotgun sequence genome has a segment encoding these proteins:
- the LOC108125814 gene encoding neural cell adhesion molecule 2 isoform X2, translating into MVNCFVEGMPTPEVSWLYNGEYINTVNSSKHNRLSNGLYIRNVSQADAGEYTCRAMRITPTFSDSDQITILLRIQHKPHWFFNETLPVQYAYVGGAVNLSCDAMGEPPPSFTWLHNGKGIVGFNHRIFVADYGATLQLEIRNSSQFGDYKCKVANPLGMLERVIKLRPGPKPWSPTSFLLKRSQPDAIELDLKAPRMTNVSYEMQVYGYRVAFMSDKEFKFNAGNWSHAKFRDFSFHRGQHFIIPHLKANTSYLMRAASINLAGLSDWSGVKTFATAAGCSIWNPSLYPLYALIVAFIRT; encoded by the exons ATGGTCAATTGCTTTGTGGAGGGAATGCCCACACCGGAAGTGTCCTGGCTCTACAATGGCGAATATATAAACA CTGTGAACTCATCGAAGCACAATCGCCTGTCGAACGGTCTCTATATCAGGAATGTGAGCCAGGCGGATGCCGGGGAGTACACGTGTCGGGCGATGCGTATAACTCCGACTTTTTCGGATTCCGATCAAATAACGATATTGCTAAGGATACAAC ACAAACCCCATTGGTTCTTTAACGAGACACTACCAGTCCAGTACGCGTATGTGGGCGGGGCCGTTAACCTCAGCTGCGACGCGATGGGAGAGCCCCCACCATCCTTCACCTGGCTGCACAACGGCAAGGGCATCGTCGGCTTCAACCATCGCATCTTTGTAGCCGACTACGGGGCTACGCTTCAGCTCGAGATCCGGAACAGCAGCCAGTTCGGGGACTACAAGTGCAAGGTGGCCAATCCGCTGGGCATGCTGGAAAGGGTGATCAAGCTGCGACCTGGTCCGAAGccctggagccccaccagcTTCCTGTTGAAGCGAAGCCAACCGGACGCCATAGAGCTGGATCTGAAAGCACCCCGGATGACCAATGTATCGTATGAGATGCAAGTCTATGGCTACAGGGTGGCCTTTATGAGCGATAAGGAGTTCAAGTTCAATGCCGGGAACTGgagtcatgccaaatttcgcgACTTCTCCTTCCATAGGG gcCAACATTTCATCATCCCGCATTTAAAGGCCAACACCTCATACTTGATGCGTGCTGCCAGCATTAATCTGGCCGGTCTGAGTGACTGGAGTGGCGTGAAGACCTTTGCCACAGCCGCAGGATGCAGCATATGGAATCCGTCGCTATATCCCCTATACGCGCTAATTGTTGCTTTCATTCGGACATAG
- the Npc2a gene encoding NPC intracellular cholesterol transporter 2 homolog a, translating into MLRFAVIACAVLVAFVSGLEFSDCGSKTGKFTRVAIEGCDTTKAECILKRNTTVSFSIDFALAEEATSVKTVVHGKVLGIEMPFPLANPNACLDSGLKCPLEKGESYRYTATLPVLKSYPKVSVLVKWELQDQDNADIICVEIPAKIQ; encoded by the coding sequence ATGCTGAGATTCGCGGTAATTGCCTGTGCGGTGCTGGTGGCTTTCGTCAGCGGTTTGGAGTTCAGCGATTGTGGATCCAAGACGGGAAAATTCACCAGGGTAGCCATCGAGGGATGCGACACCACCAAGGCCGAGTGCATCCTCAAGAGAAATACCACCGTTAGTTTCTCGATCGATTTTGCTTTGGCGGAGGAGGCCACATCCGTGAAGACGGTGGTGCACGGCAAGGTCCTGGGGATCGAGATGCCATTCCCTCTGGCCAATCCCAATGCCTGTTTGGACAGTGGCCTCAAGTGCCCGCTGGAGAAGGGCGAGTCCTACCGCTACACGGCCACTCTGCCGGTCCTCAAGTCCTATCCGAAGGTTTCGGTGCTGGTCAAATGGGAGCTACAGGATCAGGATAATGCGGACATTATCTGCGTGGAGATTCCCGCCAAGATTCAGTAG
- the Got2 gene encoding aspartate aminotransferase, mitochondrial isoform X2: MSQICQRGLLLSNRFAPAAIRANSSWFAETKMGPPDAILGVTEAFKKDPNPKKVNLGVGAYRDDNTKPFVLPSVKEAEKRVIARSLDKEYATIIGIPDFYNKAIELALGKDSKRLAAKHNVTAQSISGTGALRIGAAFLAKWWKGNREIYIPSPSWGNHVAIFEHAGLPVKRYRYYNAASCDLDFNGMIEDLKKIPEKSIVLLHACAHNPTGVDPSPEQWKEISSVIKKQKLYPFIDMAYQGFATGDLDRDAQAVRIIEADCKDFILAQSFAKNMGLYGERAGAFTVMCTDEEEAARVLSQVKILIRGLYSNPPVHGARVAAEILNTDDLRAQWLKDVKLMADRIISVRCQLRENLQKLGSSHNWDHIVNQIGMFCFTGLKPEQVNKLIKEHSIYLTQDGRISMAGVTSKNIDYLAESIHNVTK; this comes from the exons ATGTCTCAGATTTGTCAGCGCGGTTTGTTGCTGAGCAACCGTTTCGCCCCCGCCGCGATTCGCGCCAA CTCATCATGGTTCGCCGAAACGAAAATGGGTCCTCCTGACGCCATTTTGGGTGTAACTGAGGCCTTCAAGAAGGACCCAAACCCCAAGAAAGTCAACTTGGGTGTTGGCGCCTATCGCGATGACAACACCAAGCCCTTTGTTCTTCCCAGTGTCAAAGAA GCGGAGAAGCGTGTGATTGCTCGCAGCCTGGACAAGGAGTACGCCACCATCATTGGCATTCCGGATTTTTATAACAAGGCTATTGAGCTAGCTTTGGGCAAG GATTCCAAACGTTTGGCAGCCAAGCACAATGTCACCGCCCAGTCGATCAGTGGCACTGGAGCCCTCCGCATCGGAGCCGCCTTCTTGGCCAAATGGTGGAAGGGAAACCGCGAAATCTACATCCCGAGCCCTTCTTGGGGTAACCATGTAGCCATTTTCGAACATGCTGGCCTGCCCGTGAAACGTTACCGCTACTACAACGCCGCCAGCTGCGATTTGGACTTCAATGGAATGATCGAAGATCTGAAG AAAATTCCCGAGAAGAGTATTGTCCTTTTGCATGCCTGCGCCCACAACCCCACCGGAGTGGATCCTTCTCCGGAACAGTGGAAGGAAATCTCGTCGGTGATAAAGAAGCAAAAACTGTACCCATTCATCGACATGGCATACCAAGGATTTGCCACCGGCGACCTTGATCGCGATGCCCAGGCGGTTCGCATTATCGAAGCCGATTGCAAAGACTTCATTCTCGCCCAGAGTTTTGCCAAGAACATGGGTCTCTACGGTGAGCGGGCCGGAGCGTTCACTGTTATGTGCACCGACGAAGAGGAGGCTGCTCGTGTATTGTCCCAGGTCAAGATCCTGATCCGTGGTCTGTACTCCAACCCCCCGGTGCACGGAGCCCGTGTGGCCGCCGAAATTTTGAACACTGACGACTTGCGCGCTCAGTGGCTGAAGGACGTTAAACTGATGGCCGACCGCATCATCAGCGTGCGTTGCCAGTTGAGGGAGAACCTCCAAAAACTTGGATCGTCCCACAACTGGGATCACATCGTCAATCAGATTGGCATGTTCTGTTTCACAGGACTGAAGCCGGAGCAGGTCAACAAACTGATTAAGGAACACAGTATCTACCTGACCCAGGATGGTCGTATCTCGATGGCTGGCGTTACCAGCAAGAATATCGACTACCTGGCTGAAAGCATTCATAATGTTACAAAGTAA
- the LOC108125876 gene encoding adenosine 5'-monophosphoramidase HINT3: MYFLLESMLKRKKIYVACLSGLGLLVLLTVYKTGSVKSTSSGAQDCFFCDFANHRQGPPPILEVETDEFVIFKDKYPVAKYHYLAIPKEHLDSFSVLNRSHVGLVRRMESGMMDFLRSKKVDPEKAIIGFHIPPFISVKHLHLHAIYPSSDMSLGHRISFMSSFWFKKSNNAIRELEKREL; encoded by the exons ATGTATTTTCTGCTTGAAAGCATGttaaaaaggaagaaaatatATGTGGCATGTCTCTCCGGACTCGGACTTCTTGTTCTTTTGACGGTATACAAGACCGGCAGCGTGAAGTCGACTTCATCTGGAGCTCAAGACTGTTTCTTCTGTGACTTTGCTAACCATAGACAAGGACCTCCCCCAATTCTAGAGGTAGAAACCGATGAGTTCGTTATATTTAAGGACAAGTATCCGGTGGCCAAATATCACTACTTGGCCATACCTAAGGAGCACCTTGATAGCTTCAGTGTTTTGAATAGATCGCATGTTGGACTTG TCCGAAGAATGGAATCAGGCATGATGGATTTTCTCAGATCGAAAAAGGTCGATCCAGAAAAGGCGATAATTGGATTCCATATTCCGCCCTTCATCTCGGTGAaacacctccacctccatgCTATCTATCCATCGTCAGATATGAGTTTGGGACATAGGATAAGTTTTATGTCCtcattttggtttaaaaag TCCAACAATGCCATACGGGAATTGGAGAAGCGGGAACTGTGA
- the LOC108126055 gene encoding uncharacterized protein KIAA2013 homolog — MLFRSAKSKFETVDAVRRLKRLAEGTLSSYRRLFLLLLCICVVFYLLPPIFRYIFLSSYTETKDPHSVCMDDRLTPFILQNYEFDANIRHVSPSVLPGERDFTPYVGNGYLGLEIAHDAFLNIKHGRAMQLPIRFQPVVSVQAAGEKEATVVEYLTGMVHRFQCLAGYFVSYTYYAHRTQPNILMQELQITNTRNIVEEIELVMPRVNLPKLTRRIVTLSEPVSVGMFTYSDLEVLTGTAQPQPEDPSKSIVISIVKPQLESKLQLRKRGTVRIVYPIAVQYSKPVTENQVKGISEATEQQATQAMTKLLQKLGSKATNTLNSINTYRQEHIDVWTDLWATGFTISTSKAENSLNGDRINATMYAVLSQVRSFEFEEIGGNKREDIAKALTYAEGCYDSYHTLQAENLWRDMSDLQQLNSLVSSWMLTLEKQGCHNLIRAGASGVIQAMVLSFGSFRFSNQHLECNIHPKFLHRDFHFRRLNYGNKTHLNVTIIVKDDNKAVINVALDRSDRSYYACDGGCLDEPILLTQNRRQFPVKLTEPLTAILYITEDKQHMEELHHAIHVKEVVEAPAHEQHLIALHRHGHQLGGLPTLFWVSVCAIIIVFHIFLCKLIIKEYCEPSDKLRYRYNKP, encoded by the exons ATGTTGTTCCGCTCTGCGAAAAGCAAGTTCGAAACGGTGGACGCAGTGCGTCGCCTCAAGCGCCTGGCGGAGGGCACCCTCTCCTCCTACCGACGCCTGTTTCTCCTGCTCCTCTGCATCTGTGTGGTGTTCTATCTGCTGCCGCCGATCTTTCGCTACATCTTCCTGTCCAGCTATACCGAAACGAAGG ATCCGCACAGTGTGTGCATGGATGACCGCCTGACGCCCTTCATTCTCCAGAACTATGAGTTTGATGCCAACATTCGTCACGTGTCGCCATCTGTGCTGCCCGGCGAGAGAGATTTCACACCCTATGTGGGCAATGGCTATCTGGGTCTAGAGATAGCCCACGATGCCTTCCTGAACATCAAGCACGGTCGAGCCATGCAGCTGCCCATTCGCTTCCAGCCGGTGGTTTCTGTTCAGGCCGCCGGCGAAAAGGAGGCCACAGTAGTAGAGTACCTGACGGGTATGGTGCACCGGTTTCAATGCCTAGCTGGCTACTTTGTTTCCTACACCTATTACGCCCATCGTACCCAGCCAAACATACTAATGCAAGAGCTGCAGATTACCAATACAAGGAATATAGTGGAGGAGATAGAGCTGGTAATGCCCAGGGTTAATCTTCCGAAGCTTACCAGACGCATAGTGACTCTGAG CGAACCTGTTTCAGTTGGAATGTTCACCTACAGCGATCTGGAGGTACTCACGGGTACAGCACAACCCCAACCTGAAGATCCCAGTAAATCTATTGTGATTAGTATTGTAAAGCCGCAGCTGGAATCGAAACTGCAACTGAGGAAACGGGGAACAGTGCGCATTGTATATCCTATAGCAGTCCAGTACTCCAAACCAGTGACGGAGAATCAGGTCAAGGGAATTTCGGAGGCCACCGAGCAACAGGCAACGCAGGCAATGACAAAACTCCTCCAAAAGCTTGGATCCAAAGCTACCAATACCTTGAACAGTATAAACACGTATCGGCAGGAGCACATTGATGTATGGACGGATCTGTGGGCCACTGGTTTCACGATAAGTACATCCAAGGCGGAGAACAGTTTGAATGGCGATAGAATTAATGCCACCATGTACGCTGTTTTGTCGCAAGTGCGTAGCTTTGAGTTCGAGGAGATCGGTGGCAACAAGAGAGAGGACATCGCAAAAGCCCTGACCTACGCCGAGGGTTGCTACGATTCCTATCACACACTGCAGGCGGAGAATCTATGGCGGGATATGTCCGATCTGCAGCAGCTGAATTCCTTAGTTTCTTCATGGATGTTAACTCTCGAAAAACAGGGCTGTCACAATCTGATCCGAGCCGGTGCCTCCGGAGTGATTCAAGCCATGGTACTTAGCTTTGGTAGCTTTCGCTTTAGCAATCAGCACTTGGAGTGCAACATACATCCCAAGTTCCTGCACAGGGATTTCCATTTCCGACGCCTTAACTATGGCAACAAAACGCACCTTAACGTCACCATCATTGTGAAGGATGACAACAAAGCGGTGATAAATGTGGCATTGGATCGCTCCGATAGAAGCTATTACGCCTGCGATGGTGGATGCCTTGACGAGCCTATTCTTCTCAC ACAAAACCGCCGACAATTCCCAGTTAAACTGACTGAACCTCTAACAGcaatattatacataactGAGGACAAGCAGCACATGGAAGAGCTGCACCATGCCATCCATGTCAAGGAGGTGGTTGAAG CTCCTGCCCATGAGCAGCATCTAATAGCTCTCCATCGGCATGGCCACCAATTGGGCGGCCTGCCTACCCTGTTCTGGGTGTCTGTGTGTGCAATAATCATAGTATTCCACATATTCCTCTGCAAGCTCATCATCAAGGAGTACTGCGAGCCGAGCGATAAGTTAAGATATCGTTATAACAAACCGTGA
- the LOC108126079 gene encoding BRCA2-interacting transcriptional repressor EMSY: protein MWPQTLEMSRDECRGMLRRLELESYSHIISVFRAQGALNEPKAKLLEELRQLFHITQERHRAEVRRAANDEQLCTIAENVGGPNTWQEWSREGRRPYPLLPRISPQTALTIVANDLAAKVCAENAKLAAPAETGIHFGEALMEQASYVSLKHSRSIRSQDQPTVIMEEPFKVPDVPNEVKKMTQKRKESESGGDGKPTKRRHMQQQPQNPNPLIPQQQAQPTAQSPSGNSAAEEGEPAPQEQRPSPRTVQQRFFYQQQMKHKQRLASKRNLANSLGASPHTGNAHGGRHISSAGGDAVASGKRIAAPAKSGRRAQKQLQQQQKLHQQQHHHLQQPQQHQQQQPKVLLQSPEAVPNHMVVQPHVEYVLDEALKTLAASSSPTPTPTPTPSSTATPPYTLVNEQRPLVTLKPLKPLKPLVYGPQSGSGAGEIGSPTTPSSRGFASSPIVFKDKLQASPVLLQAQSQSTPVNKYIVEERQPDLSPSAPSTSRPISTATLPLTPQIISVQQIPAPPMGAKLRPAVASPTSSNSSILPPGTKLTPKKINLREGDPKTKTLPSPAVRLLPYTEPIGSPLSPLKDSRVTPLSSASTVNIIKNIPASSLNNTLITPLPAGATSMPGNLFRAKVTTPQIKSVSAASSTSTVSSGVATGATTTSGTTVPSVAPQILGNIKLTTSTGGSATIKQVPSSALRNFKICSPNGKLFLPGKLPAGSIIHKLNNAGSAPGAVAATAVSTSSTTSSAISPNPAREQRISIQKMQILPAGGSGSAAAAGGAGAGGSPTATTITGLSTSVKQPSLSGKPTTLTFATAGGGKNNLVFLPASAASGMRAVTLATGKPKPNVVVIGATTSTSSAGSATSPNPAAGASKPKANQLITEDTPIDIINMPIIVADNGTSSEVVKQGPSKNTPVVVFNATDWEMELDQAATKTANTSSKQKLEDVIVEEDEEEELEDRIDTDHPIDHTSSSDHNNSIIELNPEDDSTIEYVDMDLEQPIEIESTSNISPETTTSLKAAIVSASASPQKKQPLEQPLGAGAAAL from the exons ATGTGGCCCCAAACGCTGGAAATGTCGCGGGACGAGTGCCGAGGCATGTTGCGTCGACTTG AACTCGAATCCTATTCGCATATAATAAGCGTTTTTCGCGCTCAAGGAGCCCTCAATGAGCCCAAGGCAAAACTGCTCGAGGAGCTTCGGCAGCTGTTCCACATCACCCAGGAGCGTCATCGGGCGGAGGTCAGGAGGGCGGCCAACGACGAACAGCTCTGCACGATAGCCGAAAA TGTTGGTGGCCCAAACACCTGGCAGGAGTGGTCGCGGGAGGGCCGACGGCCGTATCCGCTGCTTCCGAGGATCAGTCCGCAGACAGCACTCACCATAGTTGCCAACGACCTGGCGGCCAAGGTTTGTGCAGAGAATGCCAAATTGGCGGCGCCCGCCGAAACGGGAATCCACTTCGGAGAAGCCCTTATGGAGCAGGCCTCGTACGTAAGCCTAAAGCACAGCAGGAGCATCAGGAGTCAGGATCAGCCCACGGTGATCATGGAGGAGCCA TTCAAGGTGCCCGATGTGCCCAACGAGGTGAAAAAGATGACACAGAAGCGCAAGGAGTCCGAAAGCGGAGGAGATGGAAAGCCAACCAAGCGACGCCacatgcagcagcagccacagaaCCCAAATCCCCTGATTCCCCAGCAGCAGGCGCAGCCGACGGCGCAATCGCCATCCGGAAACTCTGCCGCCGAAGAGGGTGAACCTGCGCCACAGGAGCAGCGGCCCAGTCCACGCACCGTTCAGCAGCGGTTCTTCTATCAGCAGCAGATGAAGCACAAGCAACGCCTGGCCAGCAAAAGGAATTTGGCCAACAGCTTGGGTGCCTCCCCGCATACGGGGAATGCTCACGGCGGTCGCCACATTTCATCGGCCGGTGGAGATGCTGTAGCCAGTGGTAAGAGGATAGCTGCCCCTGCCAAAAGCGGAAGGCGGGCCCAGAAGCAActccaacagcaacagaagttgcatcagcagcagcaccaccacctccagcagccgcagcagcatcagcagcagcaaccgaAAGTATTATTGCAATCCCCGGAGGCAGTGCCCAATCATATGGTGGTGCAACCGCATGTAGAATATGTTCTCGACGAGGCGCTAAAAACATTGGCAGCCAGCTCATCCCCCACCCCCACACCTACGCCCACGCCCTCATCCACAGCCACTCCCCCCTACACCTTGGTCAATGAGCAGAGGCCGTTGGTGACTTTGAAACCATTGAAGCCGTTGAAACCACTGGTCTATGGTCCGCAAAGTGGGTCGGGTGCCGGTGAAATCGGTTCACCCACCACGCCAAGCTCGCGGGGTTTTGCCAGCTCGCCGATTGTTTTTAAGGATAAGTTGCAGGCCTCGCCGGTGCTGCTTCAAGCCCAAAGCCAGAGCACTCCAGTGAACAAGTACATTGTGGAAGAGAGGCAGCCGGACTTGTCACCTTCTGCGCCAAGCACTTCCAGACCCATTTCCACCGCAACTCTTCCCCTGACTCCCCAGATCATCAGTGTCCAGCAGATTCCGGCGCCGCCGATGGGCGCTAAGTTGCGGCCAGCGGTTGCATCTCCTACGAGTTCCAACAGCTCCATCTTGCCACCGGGTACAAAGCTCACTCCCAAGAAAATCAATCTACGTGAAGGCGACCCCAAAACTAAGACTTTGCCCAGTCCTGCGGTGCGTCTACTGCCCTACACGGAACCCATAGGAAGCCCCTTGTCCCCGCTAAAGGACTCCAGGGTGACCCCGTTGAGCAGCGCCTCCACAGTGAacataatcaaaaatataccAGCGAGTAGCTTGAATAACACGCTGATTACTCCTCTGCCGGCAGGAGCAACCAGTATGCCAGGGAATCTCTTCAGGGCTAAGGTGACCACCCCGCAGATAAAGTCAGTGAGTGCAGCGAGCAGTACGTCCACAGTGTCGAGCGGAGTGGCTACGGGAGCAACCACTACCAGTGGAACAACAGTTCCATCGGTGGCTCCACAAATTTTGGGCAACATCAAGCTAACCACCTCCACCGGTGGATCGGCTACCATTAAACAGGTGCCCAGCAGCGCCCTCCGCAATTTCAAGATTTGCTCACCGAACGGAAAGTTGTTCCTTCCGGGCAAACTTCCAGCTGGGAGCATTATACACAAGCTCAACAATGCAGGAAGTGCCCCAGGAGCGGTAGCGGCCACAGCAGTGTCCACCAGTAGCACCACCTCCTCAGCCATCTCGCCAAATCCGGCGAGGGAACAGAGAATCAGTATCCAGAAGATGCAGATACTTCCGGCTGGCGGTAGTGGGAGTGCTGCAGCAGCAggtggagcaggagcaggcgGAAGCCCAACAGCTACTACCATTACCGGCTTGAGTACGAGTGTGAAGCAGCCAAGCTTGAGCGGCAAACCCACCACACTCACCTTTGCCACTGCTGGCGGTGGCAAGAACAACTTGGTCTTCCTGCCGGCTAGTGCCGCGAGCGGAATGCGTGCGGTCACCCTGGCGACGGGAAAGCCCAAGCCGAATGTGGTTGTAATAGGAGCCACCACGTCCACTTCCTCAGCAGGCAGTGCCACGTCTCCCAATCCTGCGGCAGGTGCCAGCAAGCCCAAAGCCAACCAGTTGATTACCGAGGACACTCCCATCGATATTATCAACATGCCAATAATTGTGGCGGACAATGGCACCAGCTCGGAGGTGGTCAAGCAGGGACCCTCGAAGAATACCCCTGTGGTGGTGTTCAATGCCACCGATTGGGAGATGGAGTTGGATCAGGCGGCCACCAAAACTGCCAACACTTCGTCGAAGCAGAAACTAGAAGACGTCATAGTGGAAGAAGACGAAGAGGAGGAGCTCGAGGACAGAATAGATACGGACCATCCCATTGACCACACATCCTCCTCGGACCACAACAATAGCA TTATCGAACTGAATCCAGAGGATGATAGTACCATAGAATATGTGGACATGGACCTGGAGCAGCCTATCGAGATCGAGAGCACCAGTAACATATCCCCGGAGACCACCACCTCGCTAAAGGCGGCCATTGTCTCAGCGTCGGCCTCGCCGCAGAAGAAACAGCCACTAGAGCAGCCGCTCGGTGCTGGAGCTGCCGCTCTGTAA
- the Got2 gene encoding aspartate aminotransferase, mitochondrial isoform X1, translated as MNQLLRYPLRDFSFRINDHSNHISQSKRSSSWFAETKMGPPDAILGVTEAFKKDPNPKKVNLGVGAYRDDNTKPFVLPSVKEAEKRVIARSLDKEYATIIGIPDFYNKAIELALGKDSKRLAAKHNVTAQSISGTGALRIGAAFLAKWWKGNREIYIPSPSWGNHVAIFEHAGLPVKRYRYYNAASCDLDFNGMIEDLKKIPEKSIVLLHACAHNPTGVDPSPEQWKEISSVIKKQKLYPFIDMAYQGFATGDLDRDAQAVRIIEADCKDFILAQSFAKNMGLYGERAGAFTVMCTDEEEAARVLSQVKILIRGLYSNPPVHGARVAAEILNTDDLRAQWLKDVKLMADRIISVRCQLRENLQKLGSSHNWDHIVNQIGMFCFTGLKPEQVNKLIKEHSIYLTQDGRISMAGVTSKNIDYLAESIHNVTK; from the exons atgAACCAATTATTAAGATATCCTTTGAGGGATTTTAGCTTCCGGATCAACGACCATTCAAATCATATAAGCCAAAGCAAAAGAAG CTCATCATGGTTCGCCGAAACGAAAATGGGTCCTCCTGACGCCATTTTGGGTGTAACTGAGGCCTTCAAGAAGGACCCAAACCCCAAGAAAGTCAACTTGGGTGTTGGCGCCTATCGCGATGACAACACCAAGCCCTTTGTTCTTCCCAGTGTCAAAGAA GCGGAGAAGCGTGTGATTGCTCGCAGCCTGGACAAGGAGTACGCCACCATCATTGGCATTCCGGATTTTTATAACAAGGCTATTGAGCTAGCTTTGGGCAAG GATTCCAAACGTTTGGCAGCCAAGCACAATGTCACCGCCCAGTCGATCAGTGGCACTGGAGCCCTCCGCATCGGAGCCGCCTTCTTGGCCAAATGGTGGAAGGGAAACCGCGAAATCTACATCCCGAGCCCTTCTTGGGGTAACCATGTAGCCATTTTCGAACATGCTGGCCTGCCCGTGAAACGTTACCGCTACTACAACGCCGCCAGCTGCGATTTGGACTTCAATGGAATGATCGAAGATCTGAAG AAAATTCCCGAGAAGAGTATTGTCCTTTTGCATGCCTGCGCCCACAACCCCACCGGAGTGGATCCTTCTCCGGAACAGTGGAAGGAAATCTCGTCGGTGATAAAGAAGCAAAAACTGTACCCATTCATCGACATGGCATACCAAGGATTTGCCACCGGCGACCTTGATCGCGATGCCCAGGCGGTTCGCATTATCGAAGCCGATTGCAAAGACTTCATTCTCGCCCAGAGTTTTGCCAAGAACATGGGTCTCTACGGTGAGCGGGCCGGAGCGTTCACTGTTATGTGCACCGACGAAGAGGAGGCTGCTCGTGTATTGTCCCAGGTCAAGATCCTGATCCGTGGTCTGTACTCCAACCCCCCGGTGCACGGAGCCCGTGTGGCCGCCGAAATTTTGAACACTGACGACTTGCGCGCTCAGTGGCTGAAGGACGTTAAACTGATGGCCGACCGCATCATCAGCGTGCGTTGCCAGTTGAGGGAGAACCTCCAAAAACTTGGATCGTCCCACAACTGGGATCACATCGTCAATCAGATTGGCATGTTCTGTTTCACAGGACTGAAGCCGGAGCAGGTCAACAAACTGATTAAGGAACACAGTATCTACCTGACCCAGGATGGTCGTATCTCGATGGCTGGCGTTACCAGCAAGAATATCGACTACCTGGCTGAAAGCATTCATAATGTTACAAAGTAA